The Riemerella anatipestifer region ATCCACACTTTTAAAAAATTTTCATAAAATAATTCAACAGGAAATTAATGAGAAGATTAATGAAGGTTATGAGCAAATAGACGAAGATGATTTAAAATTTCTAATAATTGAATATAAACTAAATTCTGACTTTGGAAATGAAGAAGACTTGGAAAAACGGCACAGACTTGAAGCCAAAATGAATGAAGATTTGGGATGGAACCTATCATTGGGTAATTGGTTATTTTCTCACGGAAGAAGAGGCCAGGGGAACACAGGTTCACGATGCAGTAATTCCAAATCCCCGCATGGTGTTCATTTCACCTACAATTTACAAAGTACTTCCATGAAAGTAGCATTGATTGTTGCTGTTGATCAGCAATTCGGTATTGGAAAGAACAATGATTTGATGTGGCATTTGCCTGCAGATATGAAATTTTTCAAAGAAACAACCACGGGACATATTGTGGTTACAGGTAGAAAAAACTACGATTCCATTCCGGAACGTTTTCGGCCGTTGCCCAACCGCGAGAATGCGGTCTTAACACGCAATACCGAATATCATGCTCCTGGAGCAGTTGTTTTTTCTTCCTTGGAATCCTGTTTGGATCATTATAAAAATGAAGTGGAACGAACCGTTTTCATAATTGGAGGCGGACAAATTTACCGAGAAGCTTTAGCGCTTGATTGTGTTCAAGAGATGTTTATTACCCATGTGCAGGGCGAATTTGGTGCAGATACCTTCTTCCCGAAATTCGAAGCTGTCGCTTGGAATGTTGAAACGGTAGCAACCCAAGTAGTGGATGAGAAAAATGCCTATGCGTTTGAAGTGAAAAGGTATTGGAGGTAACGTGATTACTTGATGAGAAATAAGAAATCATTGTCTACCTACTTTCGTTATATTTGATCAAATAAAGAAACAAACCTGCACAAAAACATCAAGTATTATGCTGTTTTGTACAGAAAAGCCGTATCAATAAATAAGTTGTACGACATAGTAAAACCGAACCAAACAAAATGAAAGTCAGAGAAGAAAAGTTAAGAACAATTATAGAATGGTCGGAGAAAAACGAAGATGTAAGAGTTCTTCTTCTGACAAGTTCACTTGTAAATCCTTTAGCACTTGTTGACGAATTTAGTGATTTAGACATTGAATTTGTTTTTGAGGATAATACAAATTACATTTCAGACAAAAGCTGGACGCTTAAATTCGGAAATCCAATTGCTATGATTGAAGAAGACGAAAGTTGTTTTAACCATAAACACGCAATGAAAATGCTACTTTATGAAGACGGTGTGAAAGTAGATTTTAAACTTTACAGCAAATCAAAATTTATAAAGGAAACGCAAGAGAAAGAATTACCAGAAGATTGGGATATTGGTTATAAAATTTTAATTGATAAAGATGGTATTACAAAGCAAATGCTGAAACCAACTTATCAAATTTCCATTATCAAAAAACCGTCTGAAAAAGAGTTTCAAAATCTAATAAACGATTTTTGGTGGGACACAACTTACGTGGCAAAGTGTCTTGTGAGAGATGAAATATTCTATGCGAAATTTATGTCGGAAACCGTTATTCGCACAGAATATTTAATTCCTTTAATTGAATGGCACATTGCAAGTGAACACAATTGGAACATAACGACCAATAAATATGGACGACTTTTCAAAAAGTATCTTAACCAGGAAATGTGGGCTAAAACAGAACAAACATTTTCAGGGAGCGATATAAAGGAAAATTGGACTGCTCTATTTTCAATGACTGATTTAGTTTCAGAAATAGGAACTGAATTGTCAAAAAAATTAGAGTACAAATACCCGGATAAATTAGAAAATGACATACGAAAATATTTAGCTGGACTAAAACCCAAAACATAACTACGTCGTACAACATCGTATTGGCAATAGGCGGGCTGAACGGCTTCGTATCAACGGAAGTGCAAAATTCAACTTCTGTTCTTCGATTAAAGTTCAGTGCTAAAAATCCCGCCCATCGCCAATACGCGGCACGTTGCACGCTACACTACTGAAAATCACTCTGTTGAAATAAAGTTAAATCTTAGCGTTATAAAAGAAACTGAATCCAAACCGAACGAGGAGTCTGTTGAAAGGTTTGAATTCATTTTCTATTTTTTGTATTACGGAATAGAATTGACTTTTATCCGCAGTGAATTTTCATTAGCGTAGCGTACAACGCAACAGACTCCGAATTGATTTTACCAACTTAGTATGAAAAGCTGAATTGAAAATAGGGAAGAGTTGAATTTGAAAAACTGGAATTGAATTTAGAAAACTGAAATTTAGCCTGTGCGAATATATCATATTGTGAATACCAAATAGAAACTGAAACGAAAGTCCAGCGTGCAACACGGGTTTTGCAAAAAAGCGGGAGCGGTTTCATTTGGACATAATGAAATTTTTATTACCTTTGTGTAGTTGGGGTAATGTTAGTGGTTTTTTAGTCCGCTTCTTCGCAAAGCCCCACCATTATGTGAAAGAATAAAACGGCACCTCCAAAAAGAAAGTGCCGTTTCGAAATTAAATTTATAAATTCTCAATCCACTACTTCTGAAACAGTTGATTTTTCTATTAGAAAAATTCCGTCAAAAGCTTCTTCTATTTCAGTTTTTAGGCACATCGAATCAAATCGAATCTTATTACAATTTTTTAATTCCGTACTTCTGTTCATTAGTAAACAGCATTCTTTTCCTCCAAATTCTTGCATAATAAATTCAACAGAATCCGACTCTGGAAAATCAAGTGGAAATTTATCAACCCTAAAGCCAAATTGATAATCATTATCAGGATACAATGCCGCAGTTTCTCCACGTAGATTAGTTATTGCAAATGCTTTATATTTTTCTCCAAAAGTCATCGAAAGTCTTTGCCCCATTGGATAACAACTAATAAATCCATCAAAATCTACCGGAGTTTTTTGAATGTGAGCATTGTGGGCAACCAAAATAATCTTTTTACCAAGTGAATTTTTCAAAAACCAATCAATGCTTTCTGCCATATACTGGTCTTTTGCTCCCATATCTCCTTCAATTCCCCTTTCAGTAATGAAACTTTCCATAGCATCAGCATTATAATTCATATAAATCAAGCCTTTAACTTGATGAACTATCGATTGAAATTCTAAACTTTCTAATTTTGGTTGAAGAGTAATCAAACGAATGTAAACTTTTAATAGCAATGCTTTTAATTCATTATGTTCAGCTTCATCAAAAAGCGATAAATTTAACGCAAGCTGAGAAGTCGAATAGAAATCAAATTTCTCAGCAAGATTTAAAATCTTCTGTAAGACATCAGAAGAAACGATTGAAAGTCTTTGCAAATAATCAGATACAATACGAAAGTTTGGAAAATAAGAACCTCCATTTTTAGGAATATCCACACCTAAAAAGGTAATTTGATTATTATTGTCTTGATTATACCGACGAAGCCATAGCAAAGTATCTTTAAACTCATTTGGATAATAAAAGTGTGACAGTAACTTATCCAAATCGTCGAATGGAATTTGTGATTTTATCCACTTATCAACTTCTAATCCTTCAGAAAAACCAAACTCAAATGCCAAGGTGTCAAAATCACATTCAGTTACTAAAAACTCAATAACTTGATGCCTGAATGTAAAAAACTCTTTTATGAAATGTGCGTTTTCGCCTAAACCAACAATTGTAGAAGAATCAAAATATTCTCGAAATCGAAAAAGACTTTGTTTTATGGATGTATTATTTTCCGAATTAAACGGAAAAGTTAAGGGTTTTATATTTTTCATTATTACCTTATTTTAAATTAAAAATTAACGTACCAAATAGCAACCGTCTCAAAAAGACGATTTAATAATTTACTTTAATTTTTAATTACCAAGGCTTGCTGAAATACATAAAATGTGAATTATTTGAATACAAAGATACTAAAAATTCCTTCACATAACATCGCATTGGCAAAATGGCAGGTTAAGTGCTAAATTGAAAGTTTCTGCATTTTATTCCGCCGAATGTGTTCCACATTCGCTTTTTATTTGTAAGTTAGCTCTGTGGAAACACATCGGCTACGTTCTCGCTAAATTGAACTTTTTGTCCAATTTATCCGCCACTTCGCCAATGCGTTTCCCGTTATGTGCCATTTTTGAATGACAATGCGAATAGATACAGACAAACAAATGAATTTACTTAGTGATAAGAACGTTGCAATAATTGGTGGTGGACCCGTTGGACTGACTATGGCAAAATTATTACAGCAAAACCGCGTGGACGTTACAGTTTACGAGAGAGACAAAGACCGAGATGCAAGGATTTTTGGTGGGACACTTGACCTGCACAGGGATTCGGGACAGGAAGCAATGAAAAGAGCGGGATTGTTACAAACTTATTATGACTTAGCTTTACCAATGGGTGTAAATATTGCTGATGAAAAGGGTAATATTTTAACCACAAAAAATGTAAAGCCCGAAAATCGGTTTGACAATCCTGAAATAAACAGAAATGACTTAAGAACTATCTTATTAAATAGCCTACAAAATGACACCGTCA contains the following coding sequences:
- a CDS encoding dihydrofolate reductase, giving the protein MLKLYKEINGVLHYWETWDEDDKTGLVHWGTVGENGEQKKVKSTLLKNFHKIIQQEINEKINEGYEQIDEDDLKFLIIEYKLNSDFGNEEDLEKRHRLEAKMNEDLGWNLSLGNWLFSHGRRGQGNTGSRCSNSKSPHGVHFTYNLQSTSMKVALIVAVDQQFGIGKNNDLMWHLPADMKFFKETTTGHIVVTGRKNYDSIPERFRPLPNRENAVLTRNTEYHAPGAVVFSSLESCLDHYKNEVERTVFIIGGGQIYREALALDCVQEMFITHVQGEFGADTFFPKFEAVAWNVETVATQVVDEKNAYAFEVKRYWR
- the ere(D) gene encoding EreD family erythromycin esterase, producing the protein MKNIKPLTFPFNSENNTSIKQSLFRFREYFDSSTIVGLGENAHFIKEFFTFRHQVIEFLVTECDFDTLAFEFGFSEGLEVDKWIKSQIPFDDLDKLLSHFYYPNEFKDTLLWLRRYNQDNNNQITFLGVDIPKNGGSYFPNFRIVSDYLQRLSIVSSDVLQKILNLAEKFDFYSTSQLALNLSLFDEAEHNELKALLLKVYIRLITLQPKLESLEFQSIVHQVKGLIYMNYNADAMESFITERGIEGDMGAKDQYMAESIDWFLKNSLGKKIILVAHNAHIQKTPVDFDGFISCYPMGQRLSMTFGEKYKAFAITNLRGETAALYPDNDYQFGFRVDKFPLDFPESDSVEFIMQEFGGKECCLLMNRSTELKNCNKIRFDSMCLKTEIEEAFDGIFLIEKSTVSEVVD
- a CDS encoding aminoglycoside 6-adenylyltransferase AadS; the encoded protein is MKVREEKLRTIIEWSEKNEDVRVLLLTSSLVNPLALVDEFSDLDIEFVFEDNTNYISDKSWTLKFGNPIAMIEEDESCFNHKHAMKMLLYEDGVKVDFKLYSKSKFIKETQEKELPEDWDIGYKILIDKDGITKQMLKPTYQISIIKKPSEKEFQNLINDFWWDTTYVAKCLVRDEIFYAKFMSETVIRTEYLIPLIEWHIASEHNWNITTNKYGRLFKKYLNQEMWAKTEQTFSGSDIKENWTALFSMTDLVSEIGTELSKKLEYKYPDKLENDIRKYLAGLKPKT